The following coding sequences lie in one Phyllopteryx taeniolatus isolate TA_2022b chromosome 4, UOR_Ptae_1.2, whole genome shotgun sequence genomic window:
- the dok7b gene encoding protein Dok-7 isoform X2, which produces MTDTIVVEGQVKFRDGKKWKSRWVVVRKPSPVADCLSVLAYKDKKKTKERLGVTLECIYGVEPGPGHDGVSFTLSILCLAHTLVLGFHSREALLAWDARVRYGLGEVHRFGVNVEPGTKLEIGPASLHLCNNLLALTRGLPPMIIGHWRLSTLRRYGAVPNGFVFEGGTRCGFWAGVFFLSCSDGEQISFLFDCIVRGITPSRVPHGLRPTRPENLNADPAAVEERINQEASELEKRLSMLSTCSLASSTASTYSCRTSVAGDDRSSISSSSSSQSDTSYGSRRTFWAEPLAKLHLPSETASSSSTLKVLTTSDDRLYAAVMGDCGPSSTQLHPRGLHDSGRQSSLDSGIGIATGSSGSFSSCTGSVDIAPQGAGEEFGSVASLPGPPPPPNPPPSPSQSTPHLEHSDGPSCSSRCICQASQRFSDECQNSSLLRLHYDTPRSVIQSRALRDTSAIQEHPSETGRDSTRRGDRLASQDQALTDGLPGPEPQWQALMQCSLTWPRERTPPVDTEFKSTPQQLLLPGRSPSGEKQCCHGFDNYITPEQWRSAKSRSLMMQVGNISSGPWPSADSPDQLCVREDRHDSHLMRMLSSVPPSGPLQSITLSTARSHSACEGSIIRYTHRKNSAMEAAQQVGVDHPLGREGRVTQMDNRRQGPPH; this is translated from the exons ATGACGGATACAATTGTCGTGGAGGGACAAGTCAAGTTTAGAGATGGGAAAAAG TGGAAGTCTCGTTGGGTCGTTGTTCGGAAGCCTTCTCCTGTTGCAG ACTGTCTGTCTGTGCTGGCctacaaagacaagaagaaaaccAAGGAGCGTCTTGGTGTGACactggag TGCATCTATGGTGTGGAACCAGGGCCGGGCCATGATGGTGTGAGCTTCACCCTCTCCATCCTCTGCCTGGCACACACACTGGTGCTGGGCTTCCACAGTCGAGAGGCCCTCCTGGCCTGGGACGCCCGTGTACGCTACGGCCTGGGAGAAG TCCACAGATTTGGTGTCAATGTGGAGCCCGGTACCAAATTGGAGATTGGCCCCGCCTCCCTCCACCTGTGCAACAACCTGTTGGCCCTCACCAGGGGCCTTCCTCCCATGATCATTGGCCACTGGAGGTTGTCCACTTTACGTCGATATGGCGCCGTGCCGAATGGCTTCGTGTTTGAAGGCGGGACTCGATGTGGATTCT GGGCAGGAGTTTTCTTCTTATCCTGTTCAGATGGGGAGCAGATCAGTTTTCTGTTTGACTGCATTGTCAGGGGCATCACCCCCAGCAGGGTCCCGCATGGGCTGCGACCGACCCGGCCAG AGAACCTCAATGCTGACCCGGCAGCAGTTGAAGAACGCATCAACCAGGAAGCCTCAGAGCTGGAGAAAAGACTCAGCATGCTGTCCACTTGCAGCCTAGCGAGCAGCACAG CCTCCACTTACAGCTGCAGAACATCTGTTGCCGGGGACGACCGTAGCAGCATTTCCAGCTCCTCCTCCAGCCAGTCAGACACCAGCTACGGGAGCCGACGTACTTTCTGGGCAGAGCCGTTAGCGAAGTTGCACCTCCCCAGCGAGACGGCGTCAAGCTCGTCCACGCTGAAGGTCTTGACCACTTCGGATGACCGCCTCTATGCTGCTGTGATGGGAGACTGTGGTCCATCTTCCACACAACTCCATCCGCGTGGTCTCCATGACAGTGGGCGTCAGAGCTCGTTGGACAGCGGCATTGGGATAGCGACCGGGAGCTCAGGCAGCTTCTCCTCCTGTACAGGGAGTGTGGACATAGCCCCTCAGGGCGCAGGGGAGGAATTTGGCTCCGTGGCCAGTCTACCcggtcctcctcctccccccaaTCCTCCGCCTTCACCTTCCCAGTCCACACCTCACCTTGAGCACAGTGATGGCCCCTCGTGTTCCTCTAGGTGCATCTGTCAAGCATCTCAGAGGTTTAGTGATGAGTGCCAGAATTCCAGCCTGCTCAGATTACACTATGATACGCCCAGAAGTGTGATCCAAAGCAGGGCCCTGAGGGACACCTCGGCTATTCAGGAACACCCCTCTGAAACAGGCAGGGACAGCACGAGGCGTGGAGATCGCCTCGCAAGTCAGGACCAAGCGCTGACAGACGGGCTTCCGGGACCCGAACCTCAATGGCAGGCTTTAATGCAGTGCTCCCTCACCTGGCCCCGTGAGAGGACGCCCCCTGTGGACACTGAGTTCAAGTCCACTCCTCAGCAACTACTCTTACCTGGAAGGTCACCTTCTGGAGAAAAACAG TGCTGTCATGGGTTTGATAACTACATCACTCCAGAGCAGTGGCGCTCAGCGAAAAGCAGAAGTTTAATGATGCAG GTTGGCAACATCTCATCAGGTCCATGGCCTTCTGCTGATTCACCAG ACCAgctgtgtgtgagagaggatCGCCATGACAGCCATCTGATGAGGATGCTCTCCTCGGTGCCACCCTCCGGCCCTCTGCAGTCTATCACACTGAGCACAGCCAGGTCACACTCAGCCTgtg AGGGCTCCATCATCAGGTACACCCACCGAAAGAACAGCGCCATGGAAGCGGCTCAGCAAGTGGGTGTGGACCACCCGCTGGGCAGGGAGGGCCGAGTGACTCAGATGGACAACAGGCGGCAAGGGCCACCACACTGA
- the dok7b gene encoding protein Dok-7 isoform X3: MTDTIVVEGQVKFRDGKKWKSRWVVVRKPSPVADCLSVLAYKDKKKTKERLGVTLECIYGVEPGPGHDGVSFTLSILCLAHTLVLGFHSREALLAWDARVRYGLGEGAGVFFLSCSDGEQISFLFDCIVRGITPSRVPHGLRPTRPENLNADPAAVEERINQEASELEKRLSMLSTCSLASSTASTYSCRTSVAGDDRSSISSSSSSQSDTSYGSRRTFWAEPLAKLHLPSETASSSSTLKVLTTSDDRLYAAVMGDCGPSSTQLHPRGLHDSGRQSSLDSGIGIATGSSGSFSSCTGSVDIAPQGAGEEFGSVASLPGPPPPPNPPPSPSQSTPHLEHSDGPSCSSRCICQASQRFSDECQNSSLLRLHYDTPRSVIQSRALRDTSAIQEHPSETGRDSTRRGDRLASQDQALTDGLPGPEPQWQALMQCSLTWPRERTPPVDTEFKSTPQQLLLPGRSPSGEKQCCHGFDNYITPEQWRSAKSRSLMMQVGNISSGPWPSADSPDQLCVREDRHDSHLMRMLSSVPPSGPLQSITLSTARSHSACEEGSIIRYTHRKNSAMEAAQQVGVDHPLGREGRVTQMDNRRQGPPH; encoded by the exons ATGACGGATACAATTGTCGTGGAGGGACAAGTCAAGTTTAGAGATGGGAAAAAG TGGAAGTCTCGTTGGGTCGTTGTTCGGAAGCCTTCTCCTGTTGCAG ACTGTCTGTCTGTGCTGGCctacaaagacaagaagaaaaccAAGGAGCGTCTTGGTGTGACactggag TGCATCTATGGTGTGGAACCAGGGCCGGGCCATGATGGTGTGAGCTTCACCCTCTCCATCCTCTGCCTGGCACACACACTGGTGCTGGGCTTCCACAGTCGAGAGGCCCTCCTGGCCTGGGACGCCCGTGTACGCTACGGCCTGGGAGAAG GGGCAGGAGTTTTCTTCTTATCCTGTTCAGATGGGGAGCAGATCAGTTTTCTGTTTGACTGCATTGTCAGGGGCATCACCCCCAGCAGGGTCCCGCATGGGCTGCGACCGACCCGGCCAG AGAACCTCAATGCTGACCCGGCAGCAGTTGAAGAACGCATCAACCAGGAAGCCTCAGAGCTGGAGAAAAGACTCAGCATGCTGTCCACTTGCAGCCTAGCGAGCAGCACAG CCTCCACTTACAGCTGCAGAACATCTGTTGCCGGGGACGACCGTAGCAGCATTTCCAGCTCCTCCTCCAGCCAGTCAGACACCAGCTACGGGAGCCGACGTACTTTCTGGGCAGAGCCGTTAGCGAAGTTGCACCTCCCCAGCGAGACGGCGTCAAGCTCGTCCACGCTGAAGGTCTTGACCACTTCGGATGACCGCCTCTATGCTGCTGTGATGGGAGACTGTGGTCCATCTTCCACACAACTCCATCCGCGTGGTCTCCATGACAGTGGGCGTCAGAGCTCGTTGGACAGCGGCATTGGGATAGCGACCGGGAGCTCAGGCAGCTTCTCCTCCTGTACAGGGAGTGTGGACATAGCCCCTCAGGGCGCAGGGGAGGAATTTGGCTCCGTGGCCAGTCTACCcggtcctcctcctccccccaaTCCTCCGCCTTCACCTTCCCAGTCCACACCTCACCTTGAGCACAGTGATGGCCCCTCGTGTTCCTCTAGGTGCATCTGTCAAGCATCTCAGAGGTTTAGTGATGAGTGCCAGAATTCCAGCCTGCTCAGATTACACTATGATACGCCCAGAAGTGTGATCCAAAGCAGGGCCCTGAGGGACACCTCGGCTATTCAGGAACACCCCTCTGAAACAGGCAGGGACAGCACGAGGCGTGGAGATCGCCTCGCAAGTCAGGACCAAGCGCTGACAGACGGGCTTCCGGGACCCGAACCTCAATGGCAGGCTTTAATGCAGTGCTCCCTCACCTGGCCCCGTGAGAGGACGCCCCCTGTGGACACTGAGTTCAAGTCCACTCCTCAGCAACTACTCTTACCTGGAAGGTCACCTTCTGGAGAAAAACAG TGCTGTCATGGGTTTGATAACTACATCACTCCAGAGCAGTGGCGCTCAGCGAAAAGCAGAAGTTTAATGATGCAG GTTGGCAACATCTCATCAGGTCCATGGCCTTCTGCTGATTCACCAG ACCAgctgtgtgtgagagaggatCGCCATGACAGCCATCTGATGAGGATGCTCTCCTCGGTGCCACCCTCCGGCCCTCTGCAGTCTATCACACTGAGCACAGCCAGGTCACACTCAGCCTgtg AAGAGGGCTCCATCATCAGGTACACCCACCGAAAGAACAGCGCCATGGAAGCGGCTCAGCAAGTGGGTGTGGACCACCCGCTGGGCAGGGAGGGCCGAGTGACTCAGATGGACAACAGGCGGCAAGGGCCACCACACTGA
- the dok7b gene encoding protein Dok-7 isoform X1, translated as MTDTIVVEGQVKFRDGKKWKSRWVVVRKPSPVADCLSVLAYKDKKKTKERLGVTLECIYGVEPGPGHDGVSFTLSILCLAHTLVLGFHSREALLAWDARVRYGLGEVHRFGVNVEPGTKLEIGPASLHLCNNLLALTRGLPPMIIGHWRLSTLRRYGAVPNGFVFEGGTRCGFWAGVFFLSCSDGEQISFLFDCIVRGITPSRVPHGLRPTRPENLNADPAAVEERINQEASELEKRLSMLSTCSLASSTASTYSCRTSVAGDDRSSISSSSSSQSDTSYGSRRTFWAEPLAKLHLPSETASSSSTLKVLTTSDDRLYAAVMGDCGPSSTQLHPRGLHDSGRQSSLDSGIGIATGSSGSFSSCTGSVDIAPQGAGEEFGSVASLPGPPPPPNPPPSPSQSTPHLEHSDGPSCSSRCICQASQRFSDECQNSSLLRLHYDTPRSVIQSRALRDTSAIQEHPSETGRDSTRRGDRLASQDQALTDGLPGPEPQWQALMQCSLTWPRERTPPVDTEFKSTPQQLLLPGRSPSGEKQCCHGFDNYITPEQWRSAKSRSLMMQVGNISSGPWPSADSPDQLCVREDRHDSHLMRMLSSVPPSGPLQSITLSTARSHSACEEGSIIRYTHRKNSAMEAAQQVGVDHPLGREGRVTQMDNRRQGPPH; from the exons ATGACGGATACAATTGTCGTGGAGGGACAAGTCAAGTTTAGAGATGGGAAAAAG TGGAAGTCTCGTTGGGTCGTTGTTCGGAAGCCTTCTCCTGTTGCAG ACTGTCTGTCTGTGCTGGCctacaaagacaagaagaaaaccAAGGAGCGTCTTGGTGTGACactggag TGCATCTATGGTGTGGAACCAGGGCCGGGCCATGATGGTGTGAGCTTCACCCTCTCCATCCTCTGCCTGGCACACACACTGGTGCTGGGCTTCCACAGTCGAGAGGCCCTCCTGGCCTGGGACGCCCGTGTACGCTACGGCCTGGGAGAAG TCCACAGATTTGGTGTCAATGTGGAGCCCGGTACCAAATTGGAGATTGGCCCCGCCTCCCTCCACCTGTGCAACAACCTGTTGGCCCTCACCAGGGGCCTTCCTCCCATGATCATTGGCCACTGGAGGTTGTCCACTTTACGTCGATATGGCGCCGTGCCGAATGGCTTCGTGTTTGAAGGCGGGACTCGATGTGGATTCT GGGCAGGAGTTTTCTTCTTATCCTGTTCAGATGGGGAGCAGATCAGTTTTCTGTTTGACTGCATTGTCAGGGGCATCACCCCCAGCAGGGTCCCGCATGGGCTGCGACCGACCCGGCCAG AGAACCTCAATGCTGACCCGGCAGCAGTTGAAGAACGCATCAACCAGGAAGCCTCAGAGCTGGAGAAAAGACTCAGCATGCTGTCCACTTGCAGCCTAGCGAGCAGCACAG CCTCCACTTACAGCTGCAGAACATCTGTTGCCGGGGACGACCGTAGCAGCATTTCCAGCTCCTCCTCCAGCCAGTCAGACACCAGCTACGGGAGCCGACGTACTTTCTGGGCAGAGCCGTTAGCGAAGTTGCACCTCCCCAGCGAGACGGCGTCAAGCTCGTCCACGCTGAAGGTCTTGACCACTTCGGATGACCGCCTCTATGCTGCTGTGATGGGAGACTGTGGTCCATCTTCCACACAACTCCATCCGCGTGGTCTCCATGACAGTGGGCGTCAGAGCTCGTTGGACAGCGGCATTGGGATAGCGACCGGGAGCTCAGGCAGCTTCTCCTCCTGTACAGGGAGTGTGGACATAGCCCCTCAGGGCGCAGGGGAGGAATTTGGCTCCGTGGCCAGTCTACCcggtcctcctcctccccccaaTCCTCCGCCTTCACCTTCCCAGTCCACACCTCACCTTGAGCACAGTGATGGCCCCTCGTGTTCCTCTAGGTGCATCTGTCAAGCATCTCAGAGGTTTAGTGATGAGTGCCAGAATTCCAGCCTGCTCAGATTACACTATGATACGCCCAGAAGTGTGATCCAAAGCAGGGCCCTGAGGGACACCTCGGCTATTCAGGAACACCCCTCTGAAACAGGCAGGGACAGCACGAGGCGTGGAGATCGCCTCGCAAGTCAGGACCAAGCGCTGACAGACGGGCTTCCGGGACCCGAACCTCAATGGCAGGCTTTAATGCAGTGCTCCCTCACCTGGCCCCGTGAGAGGACGCCCCCTGTGGACACTGAGTTCAAGTCCACTCCTCAGCAACTACTCTTACCTGGAAGGTCACCTTCTGGAGAAAAACAG TGCTGTCATGGGTTTGATAACTACATCACTCCAGAGCAGTGGCGCTCAGCGAAAAGCAGAAGTTTAATGATGCAG GTTGGCAACATCTCATCAGGTCCATGGCCTTCTGCTGATTCACCAG ACCAgctgtgtgtgagagaggatCGCCATGACAGCCATCTGATGAGGATGCTCTCCTCGGTGCCACCCTCCGGCCCTCTGCAGTCTATCACACTGAGCACAGCCAGGTCACACTCAGCCTgtg AAGAGGGCTCCATCATCAGGTACACCCACCGAAAGAACAGCGCCATGGAAGCGGCTCAGCAAGTGGGTGTGGACCACCCGCTGGGCAGGGAGGGCCGAGTGACTCAGATGGACAACAGGCGGCAAGGGCCACCACACTGA
- the dok7b gene encoding protein Dok-7 isoform X4, with translation MIIGHWRLSTLRRYGAVPNGFVFEGGTRCGFWAGVFFLSCSDGEQISFLFDCIVRGITPSRVPHGLRPTRPENLNADPAAVEERINQEASELEKRLSMLSTCSLASSTASTYSCRTSVAGDDRSSISSSSSSQSDTSYGSRRTFWAEPLAKLHLPSETASSSSTLKVLTTSDDRLYAAVMGDCGPSSTQLHPRGLHDSGRQSSLDSGIGIATGSSGSFSSCTGSVDIAPQGAGEEFGSVASLPGPPPPPNPPPSPSQSTPHLEHSDGPSCSSRCICQASQRFSDECQNSSLLRLHYDTPRSVIQSRALRDTSAIQEHPSETGRDSTRRGDRLASQDQALTDGLPGPEPQWQALMQCSLTWPRERTPPVDTEFKSTPQQLLLPGRSPSGEKQCCHGFDNYITPEQWRSAKSRSLMMQVGNISSGPWPSADSPDQLCVREDRHDSHLMRMLSSVPPSGPLQSITLSTARSHSACEEGSIIRYTHRKNSAMEAAQQVGVDHPLGREGRVTQMDNRRQGPPH, from the exons ATGATCATTGGCCACTGGAGGTTGTCCACTTTACGTCGATATGGCGCCGTGCCGAATGGCTTCGTGTTTGAAGGCGGGACTCGATGTGGATTCT GGGCAGGAGTTTTCTTCTTATCCTGTTCAGATGGGGAGCAGATCAGTTTTCTGTTTGACTGCATTGTCAGGGGCATCACCCCCAGCAGGGTCCCGCATGGGCTGCGACCGACCCGGCCAG AGAACCTCAATGCTGACCCGGCAGCAGTTGAAGAACGCATCAACCAGGAAGCCTCAGAGCTGGAGAAAAGACTCAGCATGCTGTCCACTTGCAGCCTAGCGAGCAGCACAG CCTCCACTTACAGCTGCAGAACATCTGTTGCCGGGGACGACCGTAGCAGCATTTCCAGCTCCTCCTCCAGCCAGTCAGACACCAGCTACGGGAGCCGACGTACTTTCTGGGCAGAGCCGTTAGCGAAGTTGCACCTCCCCAGCGAGACGGCGTCAAGCTCGTCCACGCTGAAGGTCTTGACCACTTCGGATGACCGCCTCTATGCTGCTGTGATGGGAGACTGTGGTCCATCTTCCACACAACTCCATCCGCGTGGTCTCCATGACAGTGGGCGTCAGAGCTCGTTGGACAGCGGCATTGGGATAGCGACCGGGAGCTCAGGCAGCTTCTCCTCCTGTACAGGGAGTGTGGACATAGCCCCTCAGGGCGCAGGGGAGGAATTTGGCTCCGTGGCCAGTCTACCcggtcctcctcctccccccaaTCCTCCGCCTTCACCTTCCCAGTCCACACCTCACCTTGAGCACAGTGATGGCCCCTCGTGTTCCTCTAGGTGCATCTGTCAAGCATCTCAGAGGTTTAGTGATGAGTGCCAGAATTCCAGCCTGCTCAGATTACACTATGATACGCCCAGAAGTGTGATCCAAAGCAGGGCCCTGAGGGACACCTCGGCTATTCAGGAACACCCCTCTGAAACAGGCAGGGACAGCACGAGGCGTGGAGATCGCCTCGCAAGTCAGGACCAAGCGCTGACAGACGGGCTTCCGGGACCCGAACCTCAATGGCAGGCTTTAATGCAGTGCTCCCTCACCTGGCCCCGTGAGAGGACGCCCCCTGTGGACACTGAGTTCAAGTCCACTCCTCAGCAACTACTCTTACCTGGAAGGTCACCTTCTGGAGAAAAACAG TGCTGTCATGGGTTTGATAACTACATCACTCCAGAGCAGTGGCGCTCAGCGAAAAGCAGAAGTTTAATGATGCAG GTTGGCAACATCTCATCAGGTCCATGGCCTTCTGCTGATTCACCAG ACCAgctgtgtgtgagagaggatCGCCATGACAGCCATCTGATGAGGATGCTCTCCTCGGTGCCACCCTCCGGCCCTCTGCAGTCTATCACACTGAGCACAGCCAGGTCACACTCAGCCTgtg AAGAGGGCTCCATCATCAGGTACACCCACCGAAAGAACAGCGCCATGGAAGCGGCTCAGCAAGTGGGTGTGGACCACCCGCTGGGCAGGGAGGGCCGAGTGACTCAGATGGACAACAGGCGGCAAGGGCCACCACACTGA